From a region of the Candidatus Brocadia sp. genome:
- a CDS encoding DUF503 domain-containing protein — protein sequence MNLEFLKSDDAIVGILKIRLVIRSAHTLKDKRRIIKSLKDRIKNKFNVSISEIGTVDHCQYARLGIAMVGNDKKYLNGTLLSLLNMFRAAVSVELVDHHLEFI from the coding sequence ATGAATCTGGAGTTTCTAAAATCTGACGATGCGATAGTTGGAATTTTAAAAATTCGGTTAGTGATCCGTAGTGCACACACGTTAAAAGACAAGCGGCGTATTATAAAAAGCCTGAAAGACCGTATCAAAAATAAGTTCAATGTTTCCATATCGGAAATAGGCACTGTAGACCATTGTCAATATGCCCGATTGGGAATTGCAATGGTAGGCAATGACAAGAAGTATCTTAATGGTACGTTATTAAGCCTGTTGAATATGTTTCGGGCTGCTGTTTCTGTTGAACTGGTTGATCACCACCTCGAATTTATTTAA
- the rbfA gene encoding 30S ribosome-binding factor RbfA, giving the protein MSSIRNKRLSEFIKQEVSKIILYELKDPRISFVTVTQVEITSDLKNAKVYISVLGDDIARKKTLQAVEHAKGFIQAKVGSQLQIRYTPVLTFCLDESIQKSLHISKLIDDAMKDSDKTIKGEMEE; this is encoded by the coding sequence ATGTCTTCAATAAGAAACAAACGGTTGTCGGAATTCATTAAACAGGAAGTGAGCAAAATTATTTTGTATGAATTAAAGGATCCGAGAATAAGTTTTGTTACGGTAACGCAGGTTGAAATCACATCTGATTTGAAGAATGCAAAAGTTTATATTTCGGTATTGGGAGATGATATTGCCCGCAAAAAAACTTTACAGGCAGTCGAGCATGCAAAGGGCTTTATTCAAGCAAAGGTGGGTTCTCAATTGCAGATACGATACACACCTGTTTTAACGTTTTGTCTGGATGAATCAATTCAAAAGAGCCTGCATATTTCAAAACTTATTGACGATGCAATGAAAGACAGCGATAAAACCATTAAAGGTGAGATGGAAGAATGA
- the hisG gene encoding ATP phosphoribosyltransferase: MKKLHLGLPKGSLQESTVEMMRKAGYSVHISPRSYYPTIDDDEISVRLIRPQDMSRYVERGIIDAGLTGADWVKEAGSDIRVVVSLVYAKQQLTKVRWVLAVPETSAIRSVNDLQGKRIATELVNVTRQYLAEHGVVADIEFSHGATEAKAPDLVDAIVELTETGSSLKANKLRIIETVMESSTQLIANNQAWKDEWKRTKIENLAMLFEGAVIARVKVGLKMNVPANALEQVLAKLPALRKPTVSPLSEGAGYAIETVLDETVARSITPELKRAGAEGIIEYPLNKVIL, from the coding sequence ATGAAAAAATTACACTTAGGCCTACCGAAAGGCAGCCTCCAGGAATCAACAGTCGAAATGATGAGAAAGGCGGGTTATTCCGTCCATATAAGCCCTCGGTCGTATTATCCGACGATTGATGACGATGAAATATCAGTACGATTAATCAGACCTCAGGATATGTCCCGATATGTTGAAAGAGGCATTATTGATGCCGGTCTAACTGGTGCAGATTGGGTAAAGGAAGCTGGTTCAGACATACGCGTTGTGGTAAGTCTGGTATATGCGAAGCAGCAGTTAACGAAGGTACGATGGGTTTTGGCGGTGCCAGAAACCTCAGCCATCCGCTCTGTAAATGATTTGCAGGGTAAAAGAATTGCGACGGAACTGGTAAACGTAACCCGACAATATCTTGCAGAACATGGGGTGGTTGCTGATATTGAGTTTTCTCACGGTGCGACTGAAGCAAAAGCTCCCGACTTAGTCGATGCTATCGTAGAACTAACTGAAACCGGAAGCAGCCTGAAGGCTAATAAGCTCCGTATCATTGAGACGGTCATGGAGTCTTCAACTCAGCTCATTGCCAATAATCAGGCTTGGAAAGACGAATGGAAACGTACAAAAATAGAGAATCTTGCCATGCTTTTTGAGGGAGCGGTTATTGCCAGGGTAAAAGTTGGGTTGAAGATGAACGTCCCGGCCAATGCTCTGGAACAAGTGCTTGCAAAACTGCCTGCATTGAGAAAACCTACGGTTTCTCCCTTATCTGAAGGGGCGGGTTATGCGATCGAAACCGTACTCGACGAAACGGTTGCAAGAAGTATTACTCCGGAACTAAAAAGGGCTGGTGCTGAAGGGATTATTGAATATCCGTTAAATAAAGTTATTCTTTAA
- a CDS encoding tetratricopeptide repeat protein, translating to MAFIQSFPIYFMLFFLSGFLGCRNTTVQHDNQPVSDSAVQFLDVKEKAYSCFCAGYFFMLESDWENAVINFEKALHCDPSSERIIQHIATCYFQLGKNEKAIDYMKKLADMKPDEFSVRYTLATLYETAGRAREAIEEYEYARRCKTTTLDDIFMADVLYRLANLYMNEGMMEKGVDCYQSMFDRKLVSEPVKIYYEIGKKYFEKNDIKKAVEYFLKAKYADPKVSFTSFYLTLCYDILKDYDNAIKEAHVFLQKEPGNWAMHLALSEIYEKTGNESEHQEETRKTQEILKKNIDAGVRNPQEYFLLCQIYRKQRNINDAISVIESMKLIPLDNETMRDVHFLLANLYYDDQRFDRVEEELRMTLKLDPDFHEANNFLGYLLVENNKNLDEAIELINKALKVQPKNGAYLDSLGWAYYKKAQREGRDDYFVTALRILSEAVHFMEEPDIYDHIGEVYYSLGDWNKAAQAWEKAYAFYSRALNPDTKRVDIKTKLEKIKKLQSVEEKNIMLIEKCRDVEKSIPP from the coding sequence ATGGCGTTTATCCAGTCATTCCCCATCTATTTCATGCTATTTTTCCTTAGTGGTTTTCTAGGATGCCGTAACACCACGGTTCAACATGATAATCAGCCAGTATCTGACAGTGCGGTGCAGTTCCTGGACGTGAAGGAAAAGGCATATTCCTGTTTTTGTGCCGGGTATTTTTTCATGTTGGAAAGTGATTGGGAAAATGCGGTGATTAATTTTGAAAAAGCCCTCCATTGTGATCCGTCCTCAGAAAGAATTATCCAACATATAGCGACCTGTTATTTCCAGCTGGGTAAGAACGAAAAGGCGATCGATTACATGAAGAAATTGGCTGATATGAAACCAGATGAATTCAGCGTACGCTATACCCTGGCAACATTGTATGAAACTGCTGGAAGAGCCAGGGAGGCTATTGAAGAATATGAGTATGCCCGCCGGTGCAAGACGACAACGCTCGACGATATATTCATGGCGGATGTTCTTTACCGGCTTGCCAATCTGTATATGAATGAAGGCATGATGGAAAAAGGCGTAGATTGTTATCAGAGCATGTTCGACAGGAAATTGGTAAGTGAACCCGTAAAGATATATTATGAGATCGGTAAAAAATATTTTGAAAAGAATGATATAAAAAAGGCCGTGGAATACTTCTTAAAAGCGAAATATGCAGATCCAAAGGTAAGCTTTACCAGTTTCTATCTTACCCTCTGCTATGATATACTTAAGGACTATGATAATGCTATAAAAGAAGCGCATGTCTTTTTGCAAAAAGAACCGGGCAATTGGGCAATGCACCTTGCCTTATCTGAAATATATGAAAAAACAGGAAATGAATCTGAACATCAGGAAGAAACCAGAAAAACTCAGGAGATTTTAAAAAAAAATATAGATGCTGGCGTTAGGAATCCGCAGGAATACTTTCTGTTGTGCCAGATTTATAGAAAACAACGGAACATCAATGATGCTATTTCAGTCATTGAAAGCATGAAACTAATCCCGCTGGACAATGAAACAATGCGGGATGTCCACTTTCTGCTTGCGAACCTTTACTATGATGATCAACGTTTTGATCGAGTTGAAGAAGAGTTGCGAATGACTTTAAAGCTTGATCCCGACTTTCATGAGGCAAATAACTTCTTAGGCTACCTCCTTGTCGAGAATAACAAGAATCTGGATGAGGCGATAGAGCTCATTAATAAGGCGCTAAAAGTCCAGCCCAAAAACGGTGCGTACCTCGACAGTCTTGGTTGGGCATATTATAAAAAGGCACAACGGGAAGGAAGAGACGATTATTTTGTGACTGCCCTCAGGATCTTATCAGAGGCCGTTCATTTTATGGAAGAACCTGATATTTATGACCATATTGGAGAGGTCTATTACAGTTTGGGAGATTGGAATAAAGCAGCTCAGGCGTGGGAAAAAGCATATGCCTTCTATAGCCGGGCGCTTAACCCGGATACAAAGAGGGTTGATATTAAGACAAAATTAGAAAAAATAAAGAAATTACAATCTGTGGAAGAAAAAAATATCATGCTCATTGAGAAATGCAGGGATGTTGAAAAGAGCATTCCGCCATAG
- a CDS encoding YebC/PmpR family DNA-binding transcriptional regulator: MAGHSHWASIKHKKGAADAKKGKVFSKVTRMITVAARRGGGDPDMNPKLHLAISKGRAVNMPKENIERAIQKGTGGSGGAELFECMYEGYGPHGIALMVEILTDNKNRTAPEIRKIFERFGGNLGESGCVSWMFEKKGLIIVNSNQLNEDEFMMLVLDAGAEDLQRVGEIFQVICPQANLDTVKKAIESNNIKVETAELSWIPKNNIDLDETTGRKVLGIMDALEDHDDVQNVYSNFNLPQTLLDEIQSAK, encoded by the coding sequence TTGGCAGGACATTCACATTGGGCTAGTATAAAACATAAAAAGGGCGCTGCTGATGCAAAGAAGGGCAAGGTATTTTCCAAGGTGACGCGCATGATTACCGTTGCTGCCAGGAGGGGTGGTGGTGATCCTGATATGAACCCAAAATTACATCTTGCTATCAGTAAAGGCAGGGCTGTTAATATGCCAAAGGAAAATATCGAACGGGCCATTCAGAAAGGTACGGGGGGGAGCGGAGGGGCGGAACTGTTTGAGTGTATGTATGAAGGATATGGACCTCATGGGATAGCATTAATGGTCGAGATCTTGACAGACAATAAAAACAGAACGGCTCCTGAAATCCGAAAGATATTTGAACGGTTTGGTGGAAATTTGGGTGAATCAGGTTGTGTGTCCTGGATGTTCGAGAAAAAAGGACTGATTATCGTAAATAGTAACCAGCTTAACGAAGATGAGTTTATGATGTTGGTTCTTGATGCCGGTGCTGAGGATTTGCAAAGGGTAGGAGAGATATTTCAAGTGATCTGTCCGCAGGCAAATTTAGATACGGTAAAGAAGGCTATTGAAAGCAACAACATAAAAGTAGAGACGGCTGAGCTCAGCTGGATTCCGAAGAATAACATTGACTTAGATGAAACGACAGGCCGGAAGGTCCTGGGAATTATGGACGCGCTTGAGGATCATGACGATGTACAAAACGTCTATTCTAATTTCAACCTGCCCCAAACGCTTTTAGACGAAATACAGTCTGCTAAATAA
- the ftsH gene encoding ATP-dependent zinc metalloprotease FtsH produces the protein MDKKNKTRKSRFSIGYIFLFLAVMYVAQMFLSPKAEEISYSQFRLYLKNGYISDCTVGQNIIRGNYKKLSVEGDKEEKIAFVTVPVQDAELVNELESQKVRFKGAVENNFLKNILMWWVFPFGIMALGWLFLFKKVGGVGSPFMSFGKAKIKLYSDNGSQKTTFIDVAGCDEAKEELKEIIDFLSYPERFQKLGGKIPKGVLLIGPPGTGKTLLARAVAGEAGVPFFSISGSDFVEMFVGMGAARVRDMFEQAKAKAPCIIFIDEIDSVGRQRGTGLGGGHDEREQTLNQLLAEMDGFNAQKGVIIIAATNRPDVLDNALLRPGRFDRQVTVDRPDLIGREAVLSVHAKNVKIDADVSLKVIAKRTAGFSGADLANVINEAALLAARYNKTSVGMDELESSIDRVLAGPERKSRIMSDSEKNTVALHEAGHTLIAALLPNTDPVHKVSIIPRGTAALGYTMQLPLEDKYLTTEPEILDTLCVLLGGRAAEELILEKISTGAQNDLEKASQLARSYVCRFGMSRKLGPQTFGRQSGNIFLGHDLVQEKEYSEKTAIVIDEEVTKIIMESYDRVKKLLNENREKLSLLSKTLEEEEVLDGDQVLELLHIERKHQRTNRETEIAPIDQPRQNLQYLQKSTENRDTPHVI, from the coding sequence ATGGACAAAAAAAATAAGACCAGGAAATCCCGTTTTTCCATCGGCTACATCTTTCTCTTTCTTGCCGTTATGTATGTGGCTCAAATGTTTTTGTCTCCAAAGGCTGAAGAAATATCCTATAGCCAGTTTCGATTGTATCTCAAAAACGGTTACATATCAGATTGCACCGTAGGGCAGAACATTATTCGCGGCAACTATAAAAAATTATCCGTCGAGGGTGACAAAGAAGAAAAAATTGCATTTGTTACTGTGCCGGTACAGGATGCTGAACTGGTCAATGAACTTGAATCACAAAAGGTCCGGTTCAAAGGTGCTGTCGAAAACAATTTTCTGAAAAATATTCTGATGTGGTGGGTCTTCCCCTTTGGCATCATGGCGCTTGGGTGGCTTTTTCTCTTTAAAAAAGTTGGCGGAGTGGGCTCTCCTTTTATGTCTTTTGGAAAGGCAAAGATAAAGTTGTATTCGGATAACGGTTCACAGAAAACCACCTTTATTGATGTTGCCGGATGCGACGAGGCAAAAGAAGAGTTAAAAGAAATCATTGATTTCCTTTCGTACCCGGAACGATTCCAAAAACTGGGTGGGAAAATTCCCAAAGGGGTGTTGCTGATCGGCCCACCGGGGACGGGTAAGACGCTTCTTGCCAGGGCCGTTGCGGGAGAAGCCGGTGTACCATTTTTTTCAATCAGCGGCTCCGATTTTGTCGAAATGTTTGTTGGCATGGGCGCCGCCCGGGTACGCGACATGTTTGAACAGGCAAAGGCAAAGGCGCCCTGTATTATTTTCATTGACGAGATCGACAGTGTTGGCCGCCAGCGCGGCACCGGGCTTGGTGGAGGGCATGACGAGCGGGAGCAGACACTGAACCAGCTCCTTGCGGAGATGGATGGTTTTAATGCACAAAAGGGAGTCATCATTATTGCCGCAACCAACCGGCCTGATGTACTGGATAATGCACTGCTACGGCCCGGACGCTTTGATCGTCAGGTAACCGTGGACCGTCCGGATCTGATCGGCCGTGAGGCTGTCTTATCCGTCCATGCTAAGAATGTAAAAATAGATGCTGATGTCAGTTTAAAAGTCATTGCAAAACGCACCGCGGGCTTTTCTGGAGCAGATCTGGCAAATGTCATCAACGAAGCGGCGCTCCTTGCGGCGCGATATAATAAGACTTCTGTCGGGATGGATGAATTGGAATCGTCCATCGATAGGGTGCTTGCTGGTCCTGAGCGTAAGAGCCGAATTATGAGCGACAGTGAAAAGAATACCGTTGCACTTCACGAGGCGGGACACACCTTAATCGCTGCCCTGCTTCCTAATACCGATCCCGTACACAAGGTTTCTATTATTCCAAGAGGAACTGCAGCGCTGGGCTATACAATGCAACTGCCGTTGGAAGATAAATACTTAACTACCGAACCGGAAATCCTCGACACTCTTTGTGTACTGTTGGGGGGGCGTGCAGCAGAGGAACTGATTCTTGAGAAAATATCAACCGGCGCTCAAAATGATCTGGAAAAAGCTTCACAGCTGGCCCGGAGTTATGTATGCCGGTTTGGTATGAGCAGAAAATTAGGCCCTCAGACTTTTGGCAGACAATCGGGCAACATCTTTCTTGGACATGATCTCGTACAAGAAAAGGAATACAGTGAAAAAACCGCAATTGTTATTGATGAAGAGGTTACCAAGATCATTATGGAGAGTTATGATCGGGTAAAGAAATTGCTGAACGAGAATAGAGAAAAACTGAGTCTTTTATCAAAGACCTTGGAAGAGGAAGAAGTGCTGGACGGCGACCAGGTACTTGAATTGTTGCATATAGAAAGGAAACACCAGAGGACAAACCGAGAAACTGAAATTGCTCCGATAGACCAACCACGGCAAAATCTGCAATATCTCCAGAAGAGTACAGAGAACCGTGATACTCCTCACGTTATTTAG
- a CDS encoding site-specific integrase, whose protein sequence is MKRYTSINKELAMLSKAFNLAVKEWEWLKENPVSKVPKERENNERDRWLTDDEEKRLFNISHPWLWDIIIFDLHTGLRQDELLSLQWNRVNLLRRTIIIQETKSGKPRTIPLNQVAFDILTEKSKIRNIKNDLVFSSSVGNKIDRHNLRRAFNIAIEKAGLQNFHFHDLRHTFATRLAQKGIDIYKISKLLGHHDIRMTQRYSHHCPDSLRNGVQILEADYNLTTFRENGNVLNACNP, encoded by the coding sequence ATGAAACGTTATACTAGCATTAACAAGGAACTGGCAATGCTTTCAAAGGCTTTCAATTTGGCTGTAAAGGAATGGGAATGGCTTAAGGAAAATCCTGTTTCTAAAGTTCCCAAAGAAAGAGAAAATAATGAAAGGGATCGTTGGTTGACCGATGATGAGGAGAAAAGATTGTTTAATATTTCTCATCCATGGCTTTGGGATATAATCATTTTCGACCTGCATACTGGATTACGTCAAGACGAACTGCTTTCCCTTCAATGGAATAGGGTAAACCTGTTAAGGAGAACGATAATCATCCAGGAAACAAAGAGCGGAAAGCCAAGGACGATTCCTTTGAACCAGGTGGCATTCGATATTCTGACGGAAAAATCAAAGATAAGAAATATTAAAAACGACCTGGTGTTTTCCAGTAGCGTAGGTAACAAGATTGACCGTCATAATCTGAGAAGGGCTTTTAATATCGCAATAGAAAAGGCTGGTCTACAGAATTTTCACTTCCACGATCTGAGGCATACCTTTGCAACACGGTTAGCGCAAAAAGGGATTGATATTTATAAAATCTCGAAGCTATTGGGTCATCATGACATACGGATGACACAGAGGTATAGTCATCATTGTCCGGATAGTTTGAGGAATGGGGTCCAGATTTTAGAGGCTGACTACAATTTGACTACATTTAGGGAAAATGGAAATGTGTTAAATGCCTGCAACCCTTGA
- a CDS encoding IS630 family transposase: protein MTNKYPAFILALKKEAKVSGISKKPKLSLSPEQLCKLENTARSRTAPLREVKRAQVLLKKYQEESITAIQKSIGLSRETIYKYIEKALALGPEEALRDKYHRPKEPTITENAKMWVVNIACTKPKDHGYAAELWTQSLLAKYTRKYAPRKGYACLSKASKATIHRILKEHPVQPHKIRYYLEKRDPEFKRKMEDVLMVYQEVNLQNKQDASEKISGNRTITVSVDEKPGVQAIKNIAPDLKPIAGKCPQVLRDYEYKRLGTVSILAALDLHTGHVIAQVHERHRSKEFIELLKELDAFYPSAYTIRIVLDNHSAHISKETLRYLSSRPNRFVYVHTPKHGSWLNLVETLFGKMARTFLKHIRVDSVVELRNRILKGISEINEAPVIHRWKKFDLLT, encoded by the coding sequence TTGACAAATAAGTATCCGGCATTTATATTGGCCTTAAAAAAGGAGGCCAAGGTGTCGGGAATTAGTAAAAAGCCAAAATTATCTCTTAGTCCGGAACAGTTATGCAAATTAGAAAACACTGCTCGATCTCGCACTGCTCCTCTTCGGGAAGTAAAGAGAGCACAAGTGCTTCTTAAGAAGTATCAAGAAGAATCTATAACAGCAATTCAAAAATCGATAGGGCTAAGCAGGGAAACCATTTATAAATACATTGAAAAAGCATTGGCGTTAGGCCCGGAAGAAGCGCTAAGAGATAAATATCATCGGCCCAAAGAGCCCACAATTACCGAGAATGCAAAGATGTGGGTTGTAAATATTGCATGCACAAAACCCAAAGACCATGGATATGCAGCAGAACTGTGGACGCAAAGCCTTTTAGCAAAATACACAAGAAAATATGCCCCCAGGAAGGGATATGCGTGTCTTTCAAAGGCCTCAAAAGCCACGATTCATAGAATATTAAAAGAACATCCCGTACAACCACATAAGATACGCTATTATTTAGAGAAACGGGATCCAGAATTTAAGCGTAAAATGGAAGACGTCCTTATGGTTTACCAAGAGGTTAACCTGCAAAACAAACAAGATGCTTCAGAAAAAATTTCTGGCAATCGAACGATTACCGTTTCCGTAGATGAAAAGCCCGGTGTTCAGGCAATAAAAAATATTGCACCAGACTTAAAACCTATAGCAGGTAAATGTCCTCAGGTTCTCCGAGATTATGAATATAAACGCTTGGGAACCGTGAGCATATTAGCCGCTTTAGATTTGCATACAGGGCATGTAATAGCCCAGGTTCATGAACGTCACAGAAGCAAAGAATTTATCGAGCTTTTAAAAGAACTGGATGCCTTTTATCCATCAGCATATACGATACGAATTGTTTTAGACAATCATTCTGCGCATATTTCAAAAGAGACCTTGCGATATCTATCAAGCCGGCCAAATAGATTCGTTTATGTTCATACTCCAAAGCACGGCTCCTGGCTTAATCTGGTGGAAACACTATTTGGTAAAATGGCCCGAACCTTCTTAAAGCACATTAGGGTTGATTCTGTTGTCGAATTGCGAAATAGAATATTAAAAGGAATATCTGAAATTAATGAAGCCCCCGTTATTCATCGCTGGAAAAAATTCGATCTACTAACATAG
- a CDS encoding NUDIX hydrolase produces MLIYSGKKINVRKDEVLLEDGRKVIREVIEHPGSAAIIPFLSDDEIVLLQQYRYPMKETLYEIPAGTLNKGETFIECAGRELEEETGYRAGNLEPLIVLYPSPGILSETMHLFKATNLVKTQTNYQMDESIKGSIRVKVCNALEMIRKGIIRDAKTVCSILWCRR; encoded by the coding sequence GTGCTCATATATTCAGGTAAAAAAATAAACGTTAGAAAGGACGAGGTGCTCTTAGAGGACGGAAGAAAGGTCATAAGGGAGGTCATTGAGCACCCGGGTTCTGCCGCAATCATTCCCTTTCTTTCAGACGATGAAATTGTCCTCCTTCAACAATACCGATACCCAATGAAAGAAACACTCTACGAAATTCCCGCCGGCACCCTCAATAAGGGCGAAACGTTTATCGAATGCGCAGGGCGTGAATTGGAAGAAGAGACGGGCTATCGGGCAGGCAACCTTGAACCCCTCATCGTCCTTTACCCATCACCGGGTATTTTGAGTGAGACAATGCATCTATTCAAAGCAACGAATCTCGTAAAAACCCAAACGAATTATCAAATGGACGAATCCATTAAAGGTAGTATACGCGTAAAAGTGTGCAATGCCCTGGAGATGATAAGGAAAGGTATCATCAGGGATGCAAAAACCGTTTGCAGTATTTTATGGTGCCGAAGATAA